The following coding sequences lie in one Methanothermobacter sp. MT-2 genomic window:
- a CDS encoding ATPase: MSCTKCGSEKVIIHRKYSGQQLCKECFIKTIQRKVLRDIKKHNLIKKGDKVLVALSGGKDSTTALDILSILAERNIIQLEAITINEGIKDYREKGIKAATKTCKKLGIPQHITSFKEHFNITIDEIMESKPPRKACTYCGVLRRWILNKESKKLKADKIATGHNLDDETQAIIMNYLEGNIENLTRIGPATHSKKFVTKIKPLREIPEKEIKLYVKARGLDVHLEECPYRKTSFRKKIATILEELSQEHPTILYSTLRGHEKIRKPLKEYKKEPKLIECQRCGQPASKELCKACTFLEEILGGSK, encoded by the coding sequence ATGTCATGTACAAAATGTGGCTCAGAAAAGGTTATCATCCACAGAAAATATTCAGGACAACAACTATGCAAAGAATGCTTCATTAAAACAATCCAAAGAAAAGTCCTAAGAGACATAAAAAAACACAACCTAATAAAAAAAGGCGATAAAGTACTAGTCGCGCTTTCAGGCGGAAAAGACAGCACAACAGCACTAGATATACTATCAATCCTCGCAGAGAGAAACATAATCCAACTTGAAGCAATAACAATCAACGAAGGTATAAAAGACTACCGCGAAAAAGGAATAAAAGCAGCGACAAAAACATGCAAAAAACTTGGGATACCTCAACACATAACATCATTCAAAGAACATTTCAACATAACAATAGACGAAATAATGGAATCAAAACCGCCAAGAAAAGCATGCACATACTGTGGAGTGCTCAGAAGATGGATACTCAACAAAGAATCCAAAAAACTCAAAGCAGATAAAATAGCAACAGGACACAACCTAGACGATGAAACACAAGCAATAATAATGAACTATCTAGAAGGAAACATCGAAAACCTCACCAGAATAGGCCCAGCAACCCACTCAAAAAAATTCGTAACCAAAATTAAACCACTAAGAGAAATCCCAGAAAAAGAAATCAAATTATACGTAAAAGCAAGGGGCCTAGATGTCCACCTTGAAGAATGCCCATACCGAAAAACCTCATTCAGAAAAAAAATAGCAACAATACTAGAAGAACTATCACAAGAACACCCCACAATATTATACTCAACACTAAGAGGCCATGAAAAAATCAGAAAACCCCTAAAAGAATATAAAAAAGAACCAAAGCTAATAGAATGCCAAAGATGTGGTCAGCCAGCTTCCAAGGAACTGTGTAAAGCCTGCACCTTCCTAGAAGAAATACTCGGGGGATCGAAATGA
- a CDS encoding dihydropteroate synthase: protein MKVLIVTGKLAGQHVKKVSSTKKHDVHVHIADILIAAFLTPQRIINEIKKLDEPLISSLDIILIPGLIPRDASIITKETGIPTYKGPTDAADLPIVLDLLDKLNLSPKKAADRLIEEEQRKRALKFIKDFEEDEEKREKLLKKDENILVGKLPVGRDFPMRVLAEVADAPFIKREELIKKIKYFIKNGADIIDLRTIAGEDLSKKIPEIVKTAKKAAGNLPVSIDTLNPDEIKAAVKAGADLVLSLDHGNYKEVLPILEEKNIPAVILPTNYNKGWIPETAEERVKSLESLKKKCKSINIIPDPILDPVNSKSIVDSIKACREYTLRNPEPIFFGAGNVAELIDVDSTGVNALLAGMGMELGAGILFTPEVSSKNKGSVYELAVASRMMFIAKNRGSAPKNTGIDLILFKDKRKHEEIKEKTKIPTIEASGGLKFIQDKAGSFKITIENNKIKVIHYKKMKPQIALTSKSAKKLYEEIIKRNLVTRMEHAAYLGAELQKAEIALITKKDYRQDLELFKKPFKL, encoded by the coding sequence ATGAAGGTACTTATAGTCACAGGAAAACTTGCAGGACAACATGTAAAGAAAGTTTCATCCACCAAAAAGCACGATGTACATGTTCACATCGCAGATATACTCATAGCAGCTTTCCTAACACCCCAAAGGATAATAAATGAAATAAAAAAACTAGATGAACCCCTTATCTCGAGCTTAGATATTATACTCATCCCTGGTCTAATACCCAGAGATGCTAGTATAATAACAAAAGAGACAGGGATACCCACCTATAAGGGGCCTACAGATGCCGCGGATCTCCCAATAGTCCTTGACTTACTCGATAAATTGAATTTATCACCTAAAAAGGCTGCTGACAGGCTCATAGAAGAAGAACAGCGTAAAAGGGCTCTTAAATTCATAAAAGATTTTGAGGAAGACGAAGAAAAACGTGAAAAATTACTCAAAAAAGACGAGAACATCCTTGTAGGCAAACTCCCTGTAGGAAGAGACTTCCCAATGAGAGTGTTAGCGGAAGTTGCAGATGCACCATTCATCAAAAGAGAAGAACTAATAAAAAAAATCAAATACTTCATAAAAAATGGAGCTGACATAATAGACCTCAGAACCATAGCAGGCGAAGACCTCTCAAAAAAAATACCGGAAATAGTTAAAACAGCGAAAAAAGCAGCAGGCAACCTCCCAGTCAGTATTGACACATTAAACCCAGATGAAATAAAAGCAGCTGTAAAAGCCGGCGCAGACCTTGTTCTAAGTCTCGATCATGGAAACTACAAAGAAGTACTACCCATACTAGAAGAAAAAAACATCCCCGCAGTTATATTACCCACAAACTATAACAAAGGCTGGATACCAGAAACCGCTGAAGAAAGAGTAAAATCTCTAGAATCCCTAAAGAAAAAATGTAAAAGCATAAATATTATCCCAGACCCGATCCTAGACCCAGTAAACAGTAAAAGTATCGTGGATTCAATAAAAGCCTGCAGAGAATACACACTAAGAAACCCAGAACCCATATTCTTCGGCGCAGGCAATGTCGCAGAACTCATAGACGTGGATTCAACCGGAGTAAACGCACTCCTCGCAGGCATGGGAATGGAACTAGGTGCAGGGATCCTCTTCACACCAGAAGTAAGCAGTAAAAACAAAGGCAGCGTATACGAACTCGCAGTAGCATCCCGCATGATGTTCATAGCAAAAAACAGAGGATCAGCACCCAAAAACACAGGCATAGACCTCATACTATTCAAAGATAAAAGAAAACACGAAGAAATCAAAGAAAAAACCAAAATCCCCACCATCGAAGCCTCAGGTGGGCTGAAATTCATACAAGACAAAGCCGGCAGCTTCAAAATAACAATAGAAAACAATAAAATAAAAGTAATCCACTACAAAAAAATGAAACCACAAATCGCACTAACCTCTAAAAGCGCTAAAAAACTTTATGAAGAAATAATAAAAAGAAACCTTGTAACCCGCATGGAACATGCAGCATACCTAGGAGCAGAATTACAAAAAGCAGAAATAGCACTCATCACAAAAAAAGATTACAGACAAGACCTTGAACTCTTCAAAAAACCATTCAAACTATAA
- a CDS encoding pyruvate synthase, subunit C — translation MIEIRFHGRGGQGAVTAAEILAKAAFEDGKYSQAFPFFGVERRGAPVMAFTRLDEKPIRRRHQIYNPDYVVVLDDGLLEVVDVFAGLKNNGAVIINTREEHEVLPGAKKYTIDATGIALEILGRPIVNTTMLGAFAGATGEVTIDSIIKIIKETFPGKIGEKNAEAAEKAYENLKR, via the coding sequence ATGATCGAAATCCGATTTCATGGACGCGGCGGACAAGGCGCCGTAACAGCAGCAGAGATCCTCGCTAAAGCCGCATTTGAGGATGGGAAGTACTCACAGGCATTCCCATTCTTCGGAGTGGAAAGAAGAGGCGCCCCAGTCATGGCCTTCACAAGACTAGATGAAAAACCCATAAGAAGAAGACATCAAATTTACAACCCCGATTATGTTGTTGTACTAGACGACGGACTCCTAGAAGTCGTTGACGTATTCGCAGGACTAAAAAACAACGGTGCAGTCATCATAAACACGAGAGAAGAACATGAAGTGCTGCCAGGAGCCAAAAAATATACCATAGACGCCACAGGCATAGCATTAGAAATCCTGGGCAGGCCAATAGTCAACACAACAATGTTAGGCGCGTTCGCAGGCGCAACAGGTGAAGTAACAATAGACTCAATAATAAAAATAATCAAGGAAACATTCCCTGGTAAAATCGGGGAAAAAAATGCAGAGGCTGCTGAAAAAGCCTATGAAAACCTAAAAAGGTGA
- a CDS encoding pyruvate synthase, subunit D produces MEIGATVKEPGSTRKNKTGTWRTFKPILDKEKCIECDNCLLFCPDACINPEYEIDYDYCKGCGICAEECPVKAIKMERER; encoded by the coding sequence ATGGAGATTGGAGCCACCGTCAAAGAACCAGGAAGCACACGAAAAAACAAAACAGGCACCTGGAGAACATTCAAACCAATCCTAGACAAAGAAAAATGTATAGAATGCGACAATTGCCTCCTATTTTGCCCAGACGCATGTATAAACCCAGAATATGAAATAGATTACGATTACTGTAAAGGATGCGGGATATGCGCAGAAGAATGCCCCGTAAAAGCAATAAAAATGGAAAGAGAAAGATAA
- a CDS encoding pyruvate synthase, subunit A, which produces MTLKVISTNRAVAEAVKLAKPDVIPVYPITPQTSISEYLAQFVANGELEAEYIRVESEHSAMSACIGASGAGARVFTATSSQGLALMHEILFAAAGLRNPIVMANANRSLSAPLSIWNDHQDSIAERDSGWIQVYVESAQEALDSILISYKVSENKKVLLPSMVCLDGFILTHTVEPVEIPPEEEVDNFIPEYKPEHAILDPETPMSLGTFTDPNYYMEARYQIEEATQKSKKIIEKVNKEFNETFGRQYNFLEEYKCEDAEIILVAMGSLCSTLKELVDEFRKEGKKVGLLKVRVYRPFPYKEISKAIKNADKIAVLDKDITFSMGGALYTDIMSKIHDKEIYNFILGLGGRDITPQNIKEIVEKTENPEKDITWIGLKEES; this is translated from the coding sequence ATGACACTAAAAGTAATATCAACAAACCGGGCCGTCGCAGAGGCCGTGAAACTCGCCAAACCAGACGTCATACCAGTCTACCCCATAACACCACAAACCTCCATATCAGAATACCTAGCACAATTCGTAGCCAACGGCGAACTAGAAGCAGAATACATAAGAGTAGAATCAGAACACAGCGCAATGAGCGCATGCATAGGAGCATCAGGAGCAGGAGCAAGAGTATTCACAGCAACATCATCACAAGGATTAGCCCTAATGCACGAAATACTCTTCGCAGCAGCAGGACTAAGAAATCCTATAGTAATGGCCAACGCCAACAGATCGCTATCAGCCCCATTAAGCATATGGAACGACCATCAAGACTCCATAGCTGAAAGAGACTCAGGATGGATACAAGTATACGTCGAAAGCGCGCAGGAAGCTCTAGATTCTATACTCATATCTTACAAGGTATCCGAGAACAAAAAAGTGCTTTTACCCAGCATGGTCTGCCTAGACGGGTTCATATTAACACACACCGTAGAACCAGTTGAAATACCCCCAGAAGAAGAAGTAGACAATTTCATCCCAGAATATAAACCAGAACATGCAATACTAGACCCAGAAACGCCAATGTCACTCGGAACATTCACAGACCCAAACTACTACATGGAAGCAAGATACCAAATCGAAGAAGCCACGCAAAAATCCAAGAAAATCATAGAAAAAGTAAACAAAGAATTCAATGAAACATTCGGACGCCAATACAACTTCCTTGAAGAATACAAATGCGAAGACGCAGAAATCATACTCGTAGCAATGGGATCACTCTGCAGCACCCTAAAAGAACTAGTCGACGAATTCAGAAAAGAAGGTAAAAAAGTAGGACTACTCAAAGTAAGAGTCTACAGACCATTCCCATACAAAGAAATTTCTAAAGCGATAAAAAACGCTGATAAAATAGCGGTCCTCGACAAAGACATAACATTCAGCATGGGAGGAGCCCTCTACACAGACATCATGTCGAAAATCCACGACAAAGAAATCTACAATTTCATCCTAGGATTAGGAGGACGCGACATAACACCCCAAAACATCAAAGAGATTGTAGAGAAAACAGAAAACCCAGAAAAGGACATTACATGGATTGGATTAAAGGAGGAATCCTAG
- a CDS encoding pyruvate synthase, subunit B, with protein MEIPKEELLAPGHRGCAGCGATLGVRLALKVLGKNTIAVSATGCLEVITTPYPETAWEIPWIHVAFENAAAVASGVERALKAKGKTDVNVVAFAGDGGTADIGLQALSGAMERGHNIIYICYDNEAYMNTGIQRSGATPYGASTTTSPPGKKSFGEDRPKKNMPFIMAAHGVPYVATASISYPEDFMKKVKKAKETEGPAYIHLHQPCTTGWGFDPSQTIEVGRLAVETGAWLLYEIEEGEFRITYRPIQRKPVAEYLDVQRRFKHLKEQEKAKIQEYIDNICAELRI; from the coding sequence ATGGAAATACCTAAAGAAGAACTCCTCGCCCCAGGTCACCGAGGCTGCGCAGGATGCGGCGCAACCCTAGGCGTGAGATTAGCATTAAAAGTCCTTGGCAAAAATACAATAGCAGTTTCAGCAACCGGCTGCCTAGAAGTTATCACCACACCCTACCCCGAGACAGCATGGGAAATACCATGGATACACGTAGCATTTGAAAATGCAGCCGCAGTTGCCTCAGGAGTTGAAAGAGCACTAAAAGCCAAGGGCAAAACAGACGTGAATGTAGTTGCATTCGCAGGAGATGGTGGAACAGCAGACATAGGCCTGCAAGCCCTCTCAGGGGCAATGGAAAGAGGCCATAACATCATCTACATTTGTTACGATAACGAAGCATACATGAACACAGGAATACAAAGAAGTGGAGCAACACCATACGGCGCATCAACCACAACATCACCACCAGGAAAAAAGAGCTTCGGCGAAGACAGGCCAAAAAAGAACATGCCATTCATCATGGCAGCCCATGGAGTGCCCTATGTGGCAACAGCATCAATATCATACCCAGAAGACTTCATGAAAAAGGTTAAAAAGGCCAAAGAGACAGAAGGACCAGCATACATACACTTACATCAGCCTTGTACAACAGGATGGGGATTCGACCCATCACAAACAATAGAAGTTGGAAGACTCGCAGTAGAAACAGGCGCTTGGTTACTATACGAGATAGAAGAGGGAGAATTCAGGATAACCTACAGGCCAATCCAGAGAAAACCAGTCGCAGAATATCTAGATGTCCAGAGAAGATTCAAACACTTAAAAGAGCAGGAGAAAGCTAAGATACAGGAGTATATTGACAATATATGTGCAGAGCTTAGAATATAG
- a CDS encoding formate hydrogenlyase iron-sulfur subunit has translation MKKILSQPELCDGCKDCEEACEKLYEAPRIIIREINGNYYPIICQQCEDAPCKAICPTDAINKSIDPERCIGCGLCMVVCPFGAIILSDRKAHKCNQCTDLDTPACIKACSKRALALIDAEKLKLEKQEQHIAKIAGITKPEPDILNLIKTTKKAEEKLK, from the coding sequence TTGAAAAAAATCCTAAGCCAACCAGAATTATGCGACGGCTGCAAAGACTGTGAAGAAGCCTGCGAGAAACTTTACGAAGCTCCAAGGATAATTATACGTGAAATAAACGGGAACTATTATCCTATTATATGCCAACAATGCGAGGACGCGCCATGCAAAGCAATCTGCCCCACAGATGCCATCAACAAAAGCATAGACCCTGAAAGATGCATAGGCTGCGGACTCTGCATGGTAGTATGCCCATTCGGCGCCATCATACTATCAGACAGAAAAGCCCACAAATGCAACCAATGCACCGACCTAGACACACCAGCTTGCATAAAAGCATGCTCAAAAAGAGCCCTAGCATTAATAGACGCAGAGAAACTAAAACTCGAAAAACAAGAACAACACATAGCAAAAATTGCAGGAATCACCAAACCGGAACCAGACATCCTAAACTTGATTAAGACAACTAAAAAAGCCGAGGAAAAACTGAAATAG
- a CDS encoding formate hydrogenlyase iron-sulfur subunit, with protein sequence MRELILSPELCDECLKCERICPRNSIRLINGVPIFCMHCAPEKAPCLNICPEGAIIEKDGAIIIDEKKCVGCGLCRDACPIGAIYTDEHGIPHKCDLCIEYEKPLCIAACPTGALIESSENLLSTKRDKLATELRKIKDLIQL encoded by the coding sequence TTGAGAGAATTAATCTTAAGCCCAGAATTATGCGATGAATGCCTAAAATGTGAAAGAATATGTCCAAGGAACTCCATCAGGTTAATAAATGGAGTGCCAATCTTCTGCATGCACTGCGCCCCAGAAAAGGCTCCCTGCCTCAACATTTGCCCAGAAGGCGCCATAATAGAAAAGGATGGTGCCATTATAATCGATGAGAAAAAATGTGTAGGCTGCGGACTTTGCAGAGACGCCTGTCCCATCGGTGCCATTTACACTGACGAACATGGAATTCCACACAAATGTGACCTTTGCATAGAATACGAAAAACCACTTTGTATCGCAGCTTGTCCCACAGGGGCCCTTATAGAAAGCTCAGAGAATCTACTATCCACAAAAAGGGATAAACTAGCAACTGAACTTAGAAAAATTAAAGACCTGATCCAGTTATAG
- a CDS encoding fumarate hydratase — translation MISQEKVKETVCQLFKEAVTILPADVESSLRKAFIEEEDEIALLNLKAILDNIKIAKENGIPLCQDTGLPIVFVKMGNIKVENLYQGIIEGVKKATSQVPLRPNVVDPISRENTGDNTGKMIPQIDLELVDGDFLEITVMPKGFGSENNNSLKMGLPGEGLEGVRDFVVETVIRAGGKPCPPIVVGVGIGGSSDLALKLAKKALLKKIGERNENQEIAEMEEIILEEINKTGIGPMGLGGKTTALDVKIETAHTHTAGLPIGVCIQCWASRHATAILEDK, via the coding sequence ATGATCAGCCAAGAAAAAGTCAAGGAAACAGTATGCCAACTTTTTAAAGAGGCAGTGACAATATTACCCGCGGATGTTGAATCATCCCTCAGAAAAGCCTTCATAGAAGAAGAGGATGAAATAGCATTATTAAATTTGAAGGCCATCCTGGATAATATCAAAATTGCCAAAGAAAATGGAATTCCCCTATGCCAGGATACAGGACTCCCCATAGTATTCGTGAAAATGGGTAATATCAAGGTTGAAAATCTCTACCAGGGGATTATAGAAGGTGTTAAAAAGGCAACTTCACAGGTTCCATTAAGGCCGAATGTTGTGGATCCTATCTCAAGAGAGAATACTGGAGACAATACAGGTAAGATGATCCCGCAGATAGACTTGGAGTTAGTTGATGGGGATTTTCTTGAGATAACAGTCATGCCAAAGGGTTTTGGTTCAGAGAATAACAACAGTTTAAAAATGGGGCTTCCTGGTGAAGGTCTTGAAGGTGTCAGAGATTTTGTTGTTGAGACAGTGATTAGGGCTGGTGGTAAACCATGTCCACCCATAGTTGTGGGTGTTGGTATCGGCGGCTCTTCTGATCTTGCGCTGAAACTTGCTAAAAAAGCTTTGCTCAAGAAAATTGGGGAAAGGAACGAAAACCAGGAAATCGCGGAGATGGAAGAAATTATACTTGAAGAAATAAACAAGACTGGTATAGGTCCAATGGGCCTTGGTGGTAAAACAACTGCCTTAGATGTTAAAATAGAAACTGCTCACACACATACTGCAGGTTTGCCTATTGGAGTTTGCATACAATGTTGGGCTTCAAGACACGCCACAGCCATCCTAGAAGACAAATAA
- a CDS encoding phosphate transport system protein, with protein MEKKYPRILFRKRLKDLRKDVEKIAQKTLETHKKAVGLLFDFDEKRKEEVISNSRKIDDMVFNLERKCISLIAAEQPVARDLRFIEACIKVGSHLKRIGYLAADMAEYSENIKDEEIPKKPLENLMHMADFVQMMLSKGIYSFLDQNIEMAKELRHDDDKVDDLFDQTLEHVTISMFKDKEAINYLVNLLFIARFLERVADRAVSIADRTIFMITCEKP; from the coding sequence ATGGAGAAAAAATATCCGCGAATACTCTTCAGAAAAAGGTTAAAAGATTTGAGAAAAGATGTGGAAAAAATAGCGCAGAAAACCCTTGAAACACATAAAAAGGCCGTGGGCCTCTTATTCGATTTTGATGAAAAGAGAAAGGAAGAAGTAATATCCAATAGCAGAAAGATAGATGACATGGTATTCAACCTCGAAAGAAAATGTATAAGTTTAATAGCTGCTGAACAGCCAGTTGCGAGAGATTTAAGGTTCATAGAGGCTTGTATAAAGGTTGGAAGCCACTTGAAAAGGATAGGATACCTTGCAGCTGATATGGCGGAATATTCAGAGAATATAAAAGATGAGGAAATACCTAAAAAACCCTTAGAAAATCTCATGCACATGGCAGATTTTGTCCAGATGATGCTCTCCAAAGGAATATATTCATTTCTTGATCAGAACATAGAAATGGCTAAAGAGCTCAGACATGACGATGATAAAGTAGATGATTTATTCGACCAAACATTAGAACATGTGACCATTAGCATGTTCAAGGATAAAGAGGCTATCAATTACCTTGTCAACCTACTATTCATAGCAAGATTCCTTGAAAGAGTAGCTGACAGGGCTGTGAGCATCGCTGACAGAACAATATTCATGATAACATGCGAAAAACCATAA
- a CDS encoding phosphate import ATP-binding protein yields MIMYRIEVEDLNVYFGEEHILKDINLKIPKNTVTALIGPSGCGKSTFIRTLNRMNDVIPGFRHEGHVYLDGKDIYDPDVDVVELRKKVGMVFQKPNPFPKSVFENVAYGLRVHGITDKEVIENRVVESLKAAALWDEIKDKLDQSALSLSGGQQQRLCIARTIAIEPEVILMDEPCSALDPISTTKIEDLIHKLKRGFTIIIVTHNMQQATRVSKYTAFFLNGEIVESGLTEKIFVEPQDKRTEEYITGRFG; encoded by the coding sequence ATGATCATGTACAGGATTGAAGTTGAAGATTTAAACGTTTACTTTGGCGAAGAGCACATTTTGAAGGATATAAACTTGAAGATACCTAAGAATACAGTAACGGCTCTCATAGGCCCTTCAGGTTGTGGTAAATCCACTTTCATAAGAACTCTTAATAGGATGAATGATGTTATACCAGGGTTCCGTCATGAGGGTCATGTTTACTTGGATGGGAAGGACATATATGATCCTGATGTGGATGTTGTGGAGTTAAGGAAAAAGGTAGGTATGGTTTTTCAGAAGCCGAATCCATTCCCTAAATCTGTATTTGAGAATGTTGCATATGGTCTTCGAGTTCATGGGATTACTGATAAGGAAGTGATAGAAAATAGGGTGGTGGAAAGTTTAAAAGCGGCGGCGCTCTGGGATGAGATTAAGGATAAGTTGGATCAGTCCGCACTCAGCCTTTCAGGGGGGCAGCAGCAACGTCTGTGCATTGCAAGGACAATAGCAATAGAACCAGAGGTAATATTAATGGATGAGCCATGTTCGGCATTAGATCCTATTTCAACAACTAAGATTGAGGATCTAATACACAAACTAAAACGTGGATTCACCATAATAATCGTGACACACAACATGCAACAAGCCACACGAGTTTCAAAGTATACAGCATTCTTCCTAAATGGTGAAATCGTTGAAAGCGGCTTAACAGAAAAGATATTCGTAGAACCACAGGATAAGAGGACGGAAGAATACATAACTGGCAGATTCGGATAA
- a CDS encoding phosphate transport system permease protein, producing MLSKLISPKTTQKLMNGVLWASGIFTIIILIVIIGYILMKGLPAINLEFIFSEPIDSGRAGGIAPMIVSSIYVTLVAVLIATPLGVGAAVYMSEYAGETQIVKFIKFGAETLASIPSIVFGLFGLSFFVIFLGLGWSLLSGGLVLALMALPTIFQVAVVSIESVPRSYREASWALGATHWETIYRVVIPAAMPGIITGVILGMARAISEAAAVMFVVGSALSMPISIFDPGRPLPLHLYVLATEGLSLKNAYGTAAVLVIMVLIITITTNTLVERYRGKMMGR from the coding sequence ATGTTATCCAAGCTAATTTCACCCAAAACCACCCAAAAGCTGATGAATGGGGTTTTATGGGCCTCCGGGATATTCACGATAATAATACTCATAGTTATCATAGGCTACATACTCATGAAGGGCTTGCCAGCAATAAACCTTGAATTCATATTCTCAGAACCCATAGATTCTGGAAGAGCTGGTGGTATCGCCCCAATGATAGTATCAAGTATCTATGTGACATTAGTAGCGGTTTTAATCGCAACACCACTTGGAGTCGGGGCCGCAGTCTACATGTCAGAATATGCTGGTGAAACACAGATAGTTAAGTTTATAAAATTTGGGGCCGAGACACTGGCATCAATACCATCAATAGTCTTCGGTTTATTCGGATTATCATTTTTTGTCATATTCCTTGGACTTGGATGGTCACTCCTTTCAGGCGGCCTCGTGCTGGCCCTCATGGCTTTACCAACAATATTCCAGGTGGCTGTGGTGTCTATTGAGAGCGTTCCACGATCTTATAGGGAAGCAAGTTGGGCTTTAGGCGCTACCCACTGGGAGACAATATACAGGGTTGTTATACCAGCGGCAATGCCAGGTATAATCACTGGGGTTATCCTTGGAATGGCTAGGGCCATCTCAGAGGCTGCTGCGGTGATGTTTGTTGTGGGATCCGCGCTTTCAATGCCAATTTCAATCTTTGACCCGGGAAGGCCGCTGCCTTTACATTTATATGTGCTTGCCACAGAGGGACTTTCCCTTAAAAACGCTTATGGGACTGCAGCCGTCCTCGTGATAATGGTTCTTATTATTACAATCACAACCAATACTCTTGTTGAAAGGTATAGGGGAAAGATGATGGGGCGATGA
- a CDS encoding phosphate transport system permease protein, which yields MINRTREMLIEKGLFITAIFSIIVILLIVLFIFREAVPIFQDYGFLHFIFGWEWAPSEGEYGVFTMIVGSLCITFLSLAIAVPFSFLCAIFMAEIAPDSMRKILKPVIETLAAIPSVVYGFFGLIVLVPLVRTHIGGTGFGILTASLILAVMIMPTIISVSEDAIKSVPLEYKEASLALGATHWQTIINVMVPAAIPGIITSIILAMGRAIGETLAVIMVAGNVAQIPHSILDPVRALTSNIALEMGYATGLHYNALFGTAVILFIVIMILLVIANYFHYKKKIVVGGGYL from the coding sequence ATGATAAACAGGACAAGGGAAATGTTAATTGAAAAGGGACTTTTCATAACCGCCATATTCTCAATAATAGTCATATTACTTATAGTATTGTTCATCTTCAGGGAAGCTGTGCCAATATTCCAAGATTATGGTTTCCTACATTTCATCTTCGGATGGGAATGGGCACCATCTGAGGGAGAATATGGCGTATTTACAATGATAGTAGGATCCCTTTGCATCACATTCCTTTCACTCGCAATCGCAGTCCCCTTCTCATTTTTATGCGCAATTTTCATGGCGGAAATAGCACCGGATTCCATGAGAAAAATCCTTAAACCAGTCATTGAAACCCTAGCAGCCATACCCTCAGTTGTATACGGATTCTTTGGACTCATAGTCCTAGTACCACTTGTAAGAACACATATCGGAGGCACAGGTTTCGGTATTCTCACAGCCTCCCTAATACTTGCTGTAATGATAATGCCAACGATAATAAGTGTATCAGAGGACGCCATCAAATCAGTCCCACTTGAATACAAGGAAGCATCACTTGCCCTAGGAGCAACCCATTGGCAAACTATAATAAATGTCATGGTCCCGGCCGCAATACCAGGTATAATAACCTCTATAATACTTGCAATGGGAAGAGCCATTGGTGAAACATTAGCAGTTATCATGGTAGCAGGTAACGTGGCGCAGATCCCACATTCAATACTAGATCCTGTAAGGGCACTAACATCAAACATAGCCCTTGAAATGGGATATGCAACAGGACTACATTATAATGCACTCTTTGGAACAGCCGTAATATTGTTCATAGTCATCATGATATTGCTAGTGATCGCCAATTATTTCCACTACAAGAAAAAGATCGTGGTCGGGGGAGGCTACCTCTAA